One Anas platyrhynchos isolate ZD024472 breed Pekin duck chromosome 2, IASCAAS_PekinDuck_T2T, whole genome shotgun sequence DNA segment encodes these proteins:
- the AVL9 gene encoding late secretory pathway protein AVL9 homolog isoform X1 — protein MEKRGALPPRGPVLHIVVVGFHHKKGCQVEFSYPPLMPGEGHDSHGLPEEWKYLPFLALPDGAHNYQEDTVFFHLPPRCGDRTTVYGVSCYRQIEAKALKVRQADITRETVQKSVCVLSQLPLYGLLQAKLQLITHAYFEEKDFSQISILKELYDHMNSSLGGTSLEGSQVYLGLSPRDLVLHFRHKVLILFKLILLEKKVLFYISPVNRLVGALMTVLSLFPGMIEHGLTDCSQYRPRKSISEDAVLQEITPRLDDSVSAAATNLGVGKGGRKMAGNHSLGGQNTNVPFSQSEKICNGARFSNSTVQHLKVPSRTSPESSESEWETLDPSILEESNLKEGVCENAASEQAENLPSECRSPETLPITVQPQANSGHAVLVPGLVSGLEEDQYGMPLAIFTKGYLCLPYMALQQHHLLSDVTVRGFVAGATNILFRQQKHLSDAIVEIEDAHVQIHDPELRKILNPTTADLRFADYLVKHVTENRDDVFLDGTGWEGGDEWIRAQFSAYLHALLAAVLQPDNEKTLSDFGTPFVVAWKNTHNYRVWNSNKHPALAEVNSSHPFQGQYSVSDVKLRLSHSVQNSERGKKIGNVMVSTSRNVVQTGKAVGQSVGGAFTSAKSAMSSWFSTFTQSTQSLGD, from the exons ATGGAGAAGCGGGGCGCCCTGCCGCCGCGGGGCCCGGTGCTGCACATCGTGGTGGTGGGCTTCCACCACAAGAAGGGCTGCCAG gttGAATTCTCCTACCCTCCTCTAATGCCTGGAGAAGGGCACGACAGCCACGGCTTACCAGAGGAGTGGAAATACTTGCCATTTCTTGCCTTGCCAGATGGCGCTCACAACTACCAGGAAG atacTGTGTTTTTCCATTTACCACCAAGATGTGGGGATCGAACTACAGTATATGGTGTCTCTTGCTATAGGCAGATTGAAGCAAAG GCATTAAAAGTACGGCAAGCAGACATCACACGAGAAACAGTGCAGAAAAGTGTCTGTGTTCTCAGTCAGCTG ccGTTGTATGGGTTACTTCAGGCAAAGCTGCAGCTCATTACCCACGCGTATTTTGAGGAGAAAGACTTCTCGCAAATTTCAATTCTAAAG gaACTTTATGATCATATGAATAGTTCCTTGGGAGGTACTTCACTAGAAGGGTCACAAGTTTATCTTG GTCTGTCTCCTCGGGATCTTGTTCTTCATTTTAGACACAAG gtcttGATCCTTTTTAAATTGATTCTTCTAGAGAAAAAG GTGCTGTTTTATATTTCTCCGGTAAATAGATTGGTGGGAGCTCTGATGACAGTCTTGTCGCTATTTCCTG GTATGATTGAACATGGTCTTACTGACTGCTCACAGTATAGACCAAGAAAGAGCATATCGGAGGATGCTGTCTTGCAAGAAATTACACCACGGTTAGATGACtctgtgtctgctgctgctACAAACTTGGGAGTGGGCAAGGGAGGCAGGAAGATGGCAGGAAACCATTCGCTGGGAGGTCAAAACACAAACGTGCCTTTCTCCCAGTCAGAGAAGATTTGCAACGGAGCTCGATTCTCCAATAGTACTGTGCAGCACTTGAAAGTTCCTTCCCGCACTTCTCCAGAGTCCTCTGAAAGTGAATGGGAGACCTTAGATCCCAGCATTTTGGAGGAGTCTAATTTGAAAGAAGGAGTATGCGAAAATGCAGCATCAGAACAGGCTGAAAATCTGCCAAGTGAATGCAGGAGTCCAGAAACCCTTCCAATCACTGTGCAGCCCCAGGCAAATTCAGGACACGCGGTGCTTGTTCCAGGACTCGTATCTGGGTTGGAAGAGGACCAGTATGGTATGCCGTTGGCTATTTTTACAAAG GGATACCTTTGCTTGCCATACATGGCGCTGCAGCAGCATCATCTCCTGTCGGATGTAACAGTCCGCGGCTTTGTTGCGGGAGCCACCAACATCCTGTTCCGTCAGCAAAAACACCTGAGCGACGCAATTGTGGAA ATAGAAGATGCTCATGTACAAATCCATGATCCAGAGCTCCGTAAGATCCTGAACCCTACAACGGCTGACCTAAGATTTGCAGATTACTTGGTGAAGCATGTAACTGAGAACAGAGATGATGTTTTCCTTGATGGCACTGGATGGGAAGGAGGAGATGAGTGGATCAGGGCTCAGTTCAGTGCTTATCTTCACGCgctgcttgctgctgtgctgcaacCAG ACAATGAGAAGACGTTGTCAGACTTTGGAACACCATTTGTAGTAGCCTGGAAAAATACTCACAACTACAGAGTATGGAATAGCAATAAGCATCCAGCTCTTGCAGAAGTAAATTCTAG cCACCCATTCCAGGGACAATATTCTGTATCAGATGTTAAGTTAAGATTGTCACA CTCCGTGCAAAACAGTGAACGTGGAAAGAAGATTGGAAACGTGATGGTTTCCACTAGCAGAAATGTTGTGCAAACAGGAAAAGCTGTAG GTCAGTCGGTTGGAGGAGCCTTCACAAGTGCAAAGTCAGCCATGTCATCATGGTTTTCCACTTTTACACAGTCAACCCAAAGCCTTGGTGACTAG
- the AVL9 gene encoding late secretory pathway protein AVL9 homolog isoform X3, which yields MALTTTRKALKVRQADITRETVQKSVCVLSQLPLYGLLQAKLQLITHAYFEEKDFSQISILKELYDHMNSSLGGTSLEGSQVYLGLSPRDLVLHFRHKVLILFKLILLEKKVLFYISPVNRLVGALMTVLSLFPGMIEHGLTDCSQYRPRKSISEDAVLQEITPRLDDSVSAAATNLGVGKGGRKMAGNHSLGGQNTNVPFSQSEKICNGARFSNSTVQHLKVPSRTSPESSESEWETLDPSILEESNLKEGVCENAASEQAENLPSECRSPETLPITVQPQANSGHAVLVPGLVSGLEEDQYGMPLAIFTKGYLCLPYMALQQHHLLSDVTVRGFVAGATNILFRQQKHLSDAIVEIEDAHVQIHDPELRKILNPTTADLRFADYLVKHVTENRDDVFLDGTGWEGGDEWIRAQFSAYLHALLAAVLQPDNEKTLSDFGTPFVVAWKNTHNYRVWNSNKHPALAEVNSSHPFQGQYSVSDVKLRLSHSVQNSERGKKIGNVMVSTSRNVVQTGKAVGQSVGGAFTSAKSAMSSWFSTFTQSTQSLGD from the exons ATGGCGCTCACAACTACCAGGAAG GCATTAAAAGTACGGCAAGCAGACATCACACGAGAAACAGTGCAGAAAAGTGTCTGTGTTCTCAGTCAGCTG ccGTTGTATGGGTTACTTCAGGCAAAGCTGCAGCTCATTACCCACGCGTATTTTGAGGAGAAAGACTTCTCGCAAATTTCAATTCTAAAG gaACTTTATGATCATATGAATAGTTCCTTGGGAGGTACTTCACTAGAAGGGTCACAAGTTTATCTTG GTCTGTCTCCTCGGGATCTTGTTCTTCATTTTAGACACAAG gtcttGATCCTTTTTAAATTGATTCTTCTAGAGAAAAAG GTGCTGTTTTATATTTCTCCGGTAAATAGATTGGTGGGAGCTCTGATGACAGTCTTGTCGCTATTTCCTG GTATGATTGAACATGGTCTTACTGACTGCTCACAGTATAGACCAAGAAAGAGCATATCGGAGGATGCTGTCTTGCAAGAAATTACACCACGGTTAGATGACtctgtgtctgctgctgctACAAACTTGGGAGTGGGCAAGGGAGGCAGGAAGATGGCAGGAAACCATTCGCTGGGAGGTCAAAACACAAACGTGCCTTTCTCCCAGTCAGAGAAGATTTGCAACGGAGCTCGATTCTCCAATAGTACTGTGCAGCACTTGAAAGTTCCTTCCCGCACTTCTCCAGAGTCCTCTGAAAGTGAATGGGAGACCTTAGATCCCAGCATTTTGGAGGAGTCTAATTTGAAAGAAGGAGTATGCGAAAATGCAGCATCAGAACAGGCTGAAAATCTGCCAAGTGAATGCAGGAGTCCAGAAACCCTTCCAATCACTGTGCAGCCCCAGGCAAATTCAGGACACGCGGTGCTTGTTCCAGGACTCGTATCTGGGTTGGAAGAGGACCAGTATGGTATGCCGTTGGCTATTTTTACAAAG GGATACCTTTGCTTGCCATACATGGCGCTGCAGCAGCATCATCTCCTGTCGGATGTAACAGTCCGCGGCTTTGTTGCGGGAGCCACCAACATCCTGTTCCGTCAGCAAAAACACCTGAGCGACGCAATTGTGGAA ATAGAAGATGCTCATGTACAAATCCATGATCCAGAGCTCCGTAAGATCCTGAACCCTACAACGGCTGACCTAAGATTTGCAGATTACTTGGTGAAGCATGTAACTGAGAACAGAGATGATGTTTTCCTTGATGGCACTGGATGGGAAGGAGGAGATGAGTGGATCAGGGCTCAGTTCAGTGCTTATCTTCACGCgctgcttgctgctgtgctgcaacCAG ACAATGAGAAGACGTTGTCAGACTTTGGAACACCATTTGTAGTAGCCTGGAAAAATACTCACAACTACAGAGTATGGAATAGCAATAAGCATCCAGCTCTTGCAGAAGTAAATTCTAG cCACCCATTCCAGGGACAATATTCTGTATCAGATGTTAAGTTAAGATTGTCACA CTCCGTGCAAAACAGTGAACGTGGAAAGAAGATTGGAAACGTGATGGTTTCCACTAGCAGAAATGTTGTGCAAACAGGAAAAGCTGTAG GTCAGTCGGTTGGAGGAGCCTTCACAAGTGCAAAGTCAGCCATGTCATCATGGTTTTCCACTTTTACACAGTCAACCCAAAGCCTTGGTGACTAG
- the AVL9 gene encoding late secretory pathway protein AVL9 homolog isoform X2, translated as MPGEGHDSHGLPEEWKYLPFLALPDGAHNYQEDTVFFHLPPRCGDRTTVYGVSCYRQIEAKALKVRQADITRETVQKSVCVLSQLPLYGLLQAKLQLITHAYFEEKDFSQISILKELYDHMNSSLGGTSLEGSQVYLGLSPRDLVLHFRHKVLILFKLILLEKKVLFYISPVNRLVGALMTVLSLFPGMIEHGLTDCSQYRPRKSISEDAVLQEITPRLDDSVSAAATNLGVGKGGRKMAGNHSLGGQNTNVPFSQSEKICNGARFSNSTVQHLKVPSRTSPESSESEWETLDPSILEESNLKEGVCENAASEQAENLPSECRSPETLPITVQPQANSGHAVLVPGLVSGLEEDQYGMPLAIFTKGYLCLPYMALQQHHLLSDVTVRGFVAGATNILFRQQKHLSDAIVEIEDAHVQIHDPELRKILNPTTADLRFADYLVKHVTENRDDVFLDGTGWEGGDEWIRAQFSAYLHALLAAVLQPDNEKTLSDFGTPFVVAWKNTHNYRVWNSNKHPALAEVNSSHPFQGQYSVSDVKLRLSHSVQNSERGKKIGNVMVSTSRNVVQTGKAVGQSVGGAFTSAKSAMSSWFSTFTQSTQSLGD; from the exons ATGCCTGGAGAAGGGCACGACAGCCACGGCTTACCAGAGGAGTGGAAATACTTGCCATTTCTTGCCTTGCCAGATGGCGCTCACAACTACCAGGAAG atacTGTGTTTTTCCATTTACCACCAAGATGTGGGGATCGAACTACAGTATATGGTGTCTCTTGCTATAGGCAGATTGAAGCAAAG GCATTAAAAGTACGGCAAGCAGACATCACACGAGAAACAGTGCAGAAAAGTGTCTGTGTTCTCAGTCAGCTG ccGTTGTATGGGTTACTTCAGGCAAAGCTGCAGCTCATTACCCACGCGTATTTTGAGGAGAAAGACTTCTCGCAAATTTCAATTCTAAAG gaACTTTATGATCATATGAATAGTTCCTTGGGAGGTACTTCACTAGAAGGGTCACAAGTTTATCTTG GTCTGTCTCCTCGGGATCTTGTTCTTCATTTTAGACACAAG gtcttGATCCTTTTTAAATTGATTCTTCTAGAGAAAAAG GTGCTGTTTTATATTTCTCCGGTAAATAGATTGGTGGGAGCTCTGATGACAGTCTTGTCGCTATTTCCTG GTATGATTGAACATGGTCTTACTGACTGCTCACAGTATAGACCAAGAAAGAGCATATCGGAGGATGCTGTCTTGCAAGAAATTACACCACGGTTAGATGACtctgtgtctgctgctgctACAAACTTGGGAGTGGGCAAGGGAGGCAGGAAGATGGCAGGAAACCATTCGCTGGGAGGTCAAAACACAAACGTGCCTTTCTCCCAGTCAGAGAAGATTTGCAACGGAGCTCGATTCTCCAATAGTACTGTGCAGCACTTGAAAGTTCCTTCCCGCACTTCTCCAGAGTCCTCTGAAAGTGAATGGGAGACCTTAGATCCCAGCATTTTGGAGGAGTCTAATTTGAAAGAAGGAGTATGCGAAAATGCAGCATCAGAACAGGCTGAAAATCTGCCAAGTGAATGCAGGAGTCCAGAAACCCTTCCAATCACTGTGCAGCCCCAGGCAAATTCAGGACACGCGGTGCTTGTTCCAGGACTCGTATCTGGGTTGGAAGAGGACCAGTATGGTATGCCGTTGGCTATTTTTACAAAG GGATACCTTTGCTTGCCATACATGGCGCTGCAGCAGCATCATCTCCTGTCGGATGTAACAGTCCGCGGCTTTGTTGCGGGAGCCACCAACATCCTGTTCCGTCAGCAAAAACACCTGAGCGACGCAATTGTGGAA ATAGAAGATGCTCATGTACAAATCCATGATCCAGAGCTCCGTAAGATCCTGAACCCTACAACGGCTGACCTAAGATTTGCAGATTACTTGGTGAAGCATGTAACTGAGAACAGAGATGATGTTTTCCTTGATGGCACTGGATGGGAAGGAGGAGATGAGTGGATCAGGGCTCAGTTCAGTGCTTATCTTCACGCgctgcttgctgctgtgctgcaacCAG ACAATGAGAAGACGTTGTCAGACTTTGGAACACCATTTGTAGTAGCCTGGAAAAATACTCACAACTACAGAGTATGGAATAGCAATAAGCATCCAGCTCTTGCAGAAGTAAATTCTAG cCACCCATTCCAGGGACAATATTCTGTATCAGATGTTAAGTTAAGATTGTCACA CTCCGTGCAAAACAGTGAACGTGGAAAGAAGATTGGAAACGTGATGGTTTCCACTAGCAGAAATGTTGTGCAAACAGGAAAAGCTGTAG GTCAGTCGGTTGGAGGAGCCTTCACAAGTGCAAAGTCAGCCATGTCATCATGGTTTTCCACTTTTACACAGTCAACCCAAAGCCTTGGTGACTAG